Genomic segment of Sodaliphilus pleomorphus:
ACAGGCCTCAAAGAAATTGCTTATGGCGCATTCAAAGGATGTTCAGCACTGGAAAACATTGATTTGAGCACCTGCAACATTGAGAATATTCAGTCTTATGCCTTCTGTGACTGCACAAGTTTGACCTCTGTAAAATTTCCATCTTCTCTTAGGCAGATATATGGGAATGCATTCACAAAGACCCCTGCTCTGCAAGCTGTTACATTCAACGATGGCCTCGATGGTATAGGGAGCTCGGCCTTCAGCGAGTCTGGTCTTACAACTGCCACTCTACCCAATTCACTCACCTATCTCGGCGATTTCGCCTTCAGTAGTTGCAAAGATCTGGCAAGCATCAGTATTGGCACAGGAATCACAGAGATACCATACAATTGCTTCACTGGATGCAATGCTCTCACATCAGTCGACCTTCCTGAAAATGTTACATCCATTGGTGGAGGTGCTTATTCCTACTGCAATGGGCTGGTATCCATTACTCTGCCAAGTTCTATCCAAGAGGTAGGAGCCAAGGCGTTTGCAAGCTGTTCAAATCTTGAGGAGGTTGTAATTCCAGATAATGTTACCACTCTTGGAGAGAAGGCATTCCAATATGATAAAAAACTTAAGCATGTGCAGATTGGCAAGGGAGTTGCAACTCTCGAAAAAGACCTCTTCAACAGTTGCGAGTCTCTAAGTTCGGTCGAGCTTTCAGAAGGACTTACAGCAGTCAAGGCATTTGTTTTCCAATACTGCTCATCGCTTAAGACCGTCACCTTCCCTTCCACGCTCACGACCTTGAGCAATTCTACATGCTTCGGCTGGACTCCAGATTCACTCTACTTCCTCGGCACCCAGCCAGCCACTGGCGAGCGTACTAAAGACGAGCCTTTCTACGGGTTGTACACTAAGACAAAGGTTTATGTGCCCGAGTCGGCATTAGACGCCTACAAACAGTCAACAGTATTCAAGAAGTTCTTTGATGAAGACAACCTGCTGACATTCGAGACAACCGGCATCAGCACCGTCAAGGATACTCCTATAGTGCCAGTTATGTGGTTCGATCTTACCGGCCGACAGCTCAGTGCTCCGCAAAAGGGCATAAATATCGTGAAGATGAGCGATGGCTCTACAAGGAAGATCATGAAATAAGCGCACATGAAGACAAAACGTCTCTATAGCTCTATTATCCTCTCTTTGCTGGCAATAGCCTCTATGGCCCTGCCAGCAAAGAGGATAACAAAGACAATAACGCAACCCGACGGTTCGACTGTTGAGGTGCGCCTTTGTGGTGATGAGCATCTCCACTACTACACTTTGCTATCAGGTGAACCAGTCGTAAAGGACTCCAATGGTGCTTACTGCCTTGCTGAAAGCAATGGACGCGGACTCGTGAGCACAGGCTTGCAAGTGAACAGCATGAGCACAATGAAGAAACTCGGCCGCAAGCTTAAGAATACTCCAGAGGACTTGGCCAACCTCCGTGCTGCCCGCATGCATGACATCTCATATCCACAACGTGTATCTCATACTGGGGAACGCAAGGGCATCGTCATTCTTGCAGCTTATGCCGACTGCGATTTCACCTTCTCTCGTGCGTCGGTTGACAGTTTGATGAATACAGTAGACTATCGTCAAGGCTATTTCTCTGGCTCTGTGCACGACTATTTTGCAGAGCAGTCCAACGGTAAATTCTCTCTTTCGTTTGATGTTGTAGGTCCCGTGAAGCTGTCAAGGCCCCTGGCCTACTATGGAGAGAATGGTCTGTTTGGAGATAAACACGTGGGAGAGATGGTGGCTGAAGCCATTCAGCTGGCCGACGACAGTGTAGACTATTCGCAGTACGACTGGGATGGAGATGGAACTGTGGATCAAGTGGTTGTGATCTATGCCGGATATGGCGAGGCCATGGGTGCCGCCGAAGAGACCATATGGCCACAAGAATACACGCTCACAAAATCCGACTTTGGGCGCAAATTGCATCTGGACGGTGTTGTTCTTGATACCTACGCCTGCACTTGCGAGCTGCTTGGCAATGAAAATGCATTTGATGGAGAAAAGATCATAACCGGTATAGGTCCTATGTGCCATGAATTCAGCCACTGCCTTGGCTTGCCAGATTTCTATGATCCAACAAATTCCGGCCACTTCACCACTGGCTATTGGGACGTCATGGACGAAGGATGCTACAACAATGCAGAATACTGCCCTGCAGGATATACAGCCTACGAGAAGTGGCTATGTGGTTGGCAAGAGCCGATAGTGCTCGACAAGCCGATGACAGTGAGTGACATGAAGGCGCTGTCTCAAGGCGGCGACTTCTATGTGGTCTATAACGACCAATACAACAAGAAGACCAATGAGTTTTATATGCTGGAGAACCGCCAGTGGAGTGGCTTCGACTATTTCCTGCCAGGACACGGAGTGCTGGTCACGCACGTAAATTACATCGCATCAGACTGGCGCAGCAACAGTGTAAACACAACTTACGGCAAGGAAGGCTATGCTGTAGTGCCAGCCAACAACATGAAAGAATACTCCGACAGCATACAGGCCGGGCAGACCTATCCATATATAGACAACGACTCTCTTACAGACACTTCAACACCAAATGCGGTAGTATTCAATGTAAACAAGAATTTCAAGAATATTCTACAGAAACCGATAACGAAGATAAGCGTCGACAACAACGGTGTTGCCTCATTCCAATTCATGGGTGGAAGTAGCGCAGAAGGTGTGTCTACTACCGTCTATGACAACCGTAAGGAGTGTGAATACTATGACTTGACAGGCCGACGTGTAGGTAAAGACTACAAGGGGCTGATTATAGAAAAACAGAATGATGGAACCGTGAAAAAACATTTCAGCTTATGAAACCACTTGGACTAACAATGTGCACAATGTTGCTGGCACTGTCGTGGGCATCAACAGCACTTGCCATTCCTGCTCAGCGCCTTTGGCGCACTCACAAGCAGAGCGATGGCAAGGAGATAACCTATATGCTGTGCGGTGATGAGCACTGCCACTATTACATGTCGGCCGACAGTTTTGTACTAAAGCGAAATCCCACAAATGGCGACTTTGAGTATTTGCAACGCAATCAGCAACGAGTGAGGCCGGCAGAAATGAGGAATGCAAAGCCAATACAGCAGTCCATTCAGAACCGGACTCGCAAAACTGCCTACACTGGAAAGAAAAAAGGACTCTTCATCCTCGTTGAATTCGACGACATCAAGTTTTCCAGGGCCGACATCAAAGCTGTATACGACAGCATCTGTAACATGAAAGGCTATCATACAAGACCGTTTGTGGGCTCTGTCCACGACTACTTCCTCGAGCAGAGCGACGGCAAGTTTGACTTGACCTTCGATGTCGTAGGACCAGTGACAATGTCGAAAAGCGAGAGCTATTATGGTTCAAATTCAAGTTGGGGCATTGACGTAAATATCTCTGAAATGGTGCTCGAGACATTGAACCTGGTCAAGGACTCGGTCGATTTCTCTCAATACGATTGGAATGGCGACAGCATAGTCGATCAGGTGTTCCTACTCTATGCCGGCTATGGAGAGGCGCAATATGGACCAGAGTGGACTATATGGCCATGCGAAGGAAAGTTGTCTAATTTTGCAGGCATGACGTCGCTGCCTCAATATAACGGAATGACCATCAACACCTTTGCTTGCTCTTGCGAGCTACACTCAAACAAAGGGAGCCAACTCGATGGCATAGGTACAATCTGCCACGAGTTCAGCCACTGCATGGGATTTCCAGATTTCTACAACACATCTGACATGACAGACTTCTGCATGGATGCATTTGAGCTTATGGACCAAGGGGCCTACAATGGCAGTTCCTACTGTCCGGCTGCCTATACAGGATATGAGCGATGGATGTGTGGATGGCGAGAACCTGTGGAGTTGAAAGACACTTGCACGATTGCCGGTTGGCAGCCACTCGTGAGTGGCGGCGAAACGTACATACTATATAATGAAGCCAATCGCAATGAGTATTACTTCATTGACAATCGCGAACGTGTGGGGTTCGACAACGGGC
This window contains:
- a CDS encoding leucine-rich repeat domain-containing protein, with translation MKKVLLAVCALLMATLAVAQNETVVINNTTPGKLAQTLGAEMYTITNLKVTGSINSDDVATLRTMAGFMPENVPSDWSESGEVISDYGHDTPLGNCAVLDLSEAHLVKGGKAYYTHEYLGDTYSIESDGKANKYMFDRCYKLVSLILPNELKRLPRQFVSRCPLLVNLQIGNNVSTIDDYAIHDNPYLLSLTIPEGVTTMGRDACTSNGIEELTLPNSLNTINYFTFAYNKNLKTIHFGTGLKEIAYGAFKGCSALENIDLSTCNIENIQSYAFCDCTSLTSVKFPSSLRQIYGNAFTKTPALQAVTFNDGLDGIGSSAFSESGLTTATLPNSLTYLGDFAFSSCKDLASISIGTGITEIPYNCFTGCNALTSVDLPENVTSIGGGAYSYCNGLVSITLPSSIQEVGAKAFASCSNLEEVVIPDNVTTLGEKAFQYDKKLKHVQIGKGVATLEKDLFNSCESLSSVELSEGLTAVKAFVFQYCSSLKTVTFPSTLTTLSNSTCFGWTPDSLYFLGTQPATGERTKDEPFYGLYTKTKVYVPESALDAYKQSTVFKKFFDEDNLLTFETTGISTVKDTPIVPVMWFDLTGRQLSAPQKGINIVKMSDGSTRKIMK
- a CDS encoding M6 family metalloprotease domain-containing protein yields the protein MRNAKPIQQSIQNRTRKTAYTGKKKGLFILVEFDDIKFSRADIKAVYDSICNMKGYHTRPFVGSVHDYFLEQSDGKFDLTFDVVGPVTMSKSESYYGSNSSWGIDVNISEMVLETLNLVKDSVDFSQYDWNGDSIVDQVFLLYAGYGEAQYGPEWTIWPCEGKLSNFAGMTSLPQYNGMTINTFACSCELHSNKGSQLDGIGTICHEFSHCMGFPDFYNTSDMTDFCMDAFELMDQGAYNGSSYCPAAYTGYERWMCGWREPVELKDTCTIAGWQPLVSGGETYILYNEANRNEYYFIDNRERVGFDNGLYSTGLVAVHVDYDADAWSNNTVNADKKHKRMTLLPADGLYDWKTADTDAWPYTYMNGQRTLDSLTDNSRPYPTLFNKNYDGSHLLHKPIYKIRKNEDMTMDFVFGHNPVSAGIRETPSAAAERRDDYIYDLEGRRILLDKDQLRRGIYIVNGKKIIINGHE
- a CDS encoding M6 family metalloprotease domain-containing protein, which codes for MKTKRLYSSIILSLLAIASMALPAKRITKTITQPDGSTVEVRLCGDEHLHYYTLLSGEPVVKDSNGAYCLAESNGRGLVSTGLQVNSMSTMKKLGRKLKNTPEDLANLRAARMHDISYPQRVSHTGERKGIVILAAYADCDFTFSRASVDSLMNTVDYRQGYFSGSVHDYFAEQSNGKFSLSFDVVGPVKLSRPLAYYGENGLFGDKHVGEMVAEAIQLADDSVDYSQYDWDGDGTVDQVVVIYAGYGEAMGAAEETIWPQEYTLTKSDFGRKLHLDGVVLDTYACTCELLGNENAFDGEKIITGIGPMCHEFSHCLGLPDFYDPTNSGHFTTGYWDVMDEGCYNNAEYCPAGYTAYEKWLCGWQEPIVLDKPMTVSDMKALSQGGDFYVVYNDQYNKKTNEFYMLENRQWSGFDYFLPGHGVLVTHVNYIASDWRSNSVNTTYGKEGYAVVPANNMKEYSDSIQAGQTYPYIDNDSLTDTSTPNAVVFNVNKNFKNILQKPITKISVDNNGVASFQFMGGSSAEGVSTTVYDNRKECEYYDLTGRRVGKDYKGLIIEKQNDGTVKKHFSL